A region of Toxorhynchites rutilus septentrionalis strain SRP chromosome 1, ASM2978413v1, whole genome shotgun sequence DNA encodes the following proteins:
- the LOC129775762 gene encoding acyl-CoA-binding domain-containing protein 6-like, which yields MSDLEADEADLLEEEFTRATKFIERGHDQLEQKELLRFYGFYKQAMVGKCDIPKPGIFNMSGRAKWTAWSELGEMSKEHAMKSYVQHLGKLNPDWDPEGQDDDTFKPQKASWVSVSTFALEEDGSGSEDKSIVDFIKEGDTDNVRNALREDGIDAVINELDDEGLGLIHWAADRGNVEILRLILDVPQVKINLNDSFGQTALHYASSCGNRDCLKLLIDAGADRTVKDDEGDTCGDVAFDAEIKAMLE from the coding sequence ATGTCAGATTTGGAGGCAGATGAAGCAGATCTGCTTGAGGAGGAGTTCACGCGAGCAACTAAATTCATCGAACGTGGCCATGATCAGCTTGAGCAGAAAGAATTGCTTCGATTTTATGGTTTCTATAAGCAAGCAATGGTTGGGAAATGCGATATTCCAAAACCTGGGATTTTTAATATGAGCGGTCGGGCCAAATGGACCGCTTGGAGCGAGCTGGGTGAGATGTCGAAAGAGCACGCCATGAAGAGTTACGTTCAGCATTTGGGCAAGCTGAACCCGGATTGGGATCCCGAAGGTCAGGATGACGATACGTTTAAACCGCAGAAAGCTTCGTGGGTTTCCGTTTCAACGTTCGCCCTGGAGGAAGACGGATCCGGATCGGAAGATAAATCAATAGTTGACTTCATTAAGGAAGGCGACACGGATAATGTTCGGAATGCTTTACGGGAGGATGGAATCGATGCGGTGATTAACGAACTGGATGACGAAGGACTGGGACTGATTCACTGGGCTGCCGATCGGGGGAATGTTGAAATCCTACGATTAATACTCGATGTTCCACAGGTTAAGATTAATTTGAACGATTCTTTTGGACAGACTGCTCTGCATTACGCATCCAGCTGTGGAAACCGGGACTGTCTGAAGCTGCTAATCGATGCTGGCGCCGATCGAACCGTAAAAGATGACGAGGGTGATACATGCGGGGATGTCGCGTTTGATGCAGAAATAAAGGCTATGCTTGAGTAA
- the LOC129775771 gene encoding SRA stem-loop-interacting RNA-binding protein, mitochondrial-like codes for MAPGAAVSRSLKIFVGNIPWTVGHRELRNYFAQFGRIAWSQVIFDRKTGLSKGYGFIVFQKRSALENLEKKQKHVLEQSTIFYQQSE; via the coding sequence ATGGCCCCAGGCGCTGCTGTTTCTCGTTCGCTCAAGATCTTTGTTGGTAACATTCCGTGGACGGTGGGCCATCGCGAGTTGCGTAATTACTTTGCCCAGTTTGGTCGGATCGCGTGGTCTCAGGTTATCTTCGATCGGAAGACCGGTCTCTCCAAGGGGTACGGATTCATTGTCTTCCAGAAGCGCTCTGCGCTGGAGAACTTGGAGAAGAAGCAGAAACACGTTCTAGAGCAGTCCACTATCTTCTATCAGCAGTCGGAATAG